A region of Thermobifida halotolerans DNA encodes the following proteins:
- a CDS encoding superoxide dismutase, with amino-acid sequence MSAPYSLPALPYDYSALEPWISGQIMELHHDKHHATYVKGANDALEQMAEAREKGDLGKVNLLQKNLAFNLAGHVNHTVFWPNLSPDGGDKPEGELGAAIDDAFGSFDAFRAHFNAAATGIQGSGWAILAWDILGQRLIIEQLYDHQGNLAAGSYPLLMLDMWEHAFYLQYKNVKADYVKAFWNVVNWDDVTRRFEDARKVALG; translated from the coding sequence ATGTCCGCGCCGTACTCGCTTCCTGCACTGCCCTACGATTACTCCGCCCTGGAGCCGTGGATCTCGGGCCAGATCATGGAGCTTCACCACGACAAGCACCACGCCACCTACGTCAAGGGCGCCAACGACGCTCTTGAGCAGATGGCGGAGGCTCGGGAGAAGGGGGACCTGGGCAAGGTCAACCTGCTGCAGAAGAACCTCGCCTTCAACCTGGCCGGTCACGTGAACCACACCGTGTTCTGGCCGAACCTGTCGCCGGACGGCGGCGACAAGCCCGAGGGCGAACTGGGCGCCGCCATCGACGACGCCTTCGGTTCCTTCGACGCCTTCCGCGCCCACTTCAACGCCGCGGCCACCGGCATCCAGGGCTCGGGGTGGGCGATCCTGGCCTGGGACATCCTCGGCCAGCGGCTCATCATCGAGCAGCTCTACGACCACCAGGGCAACCTGGCGGCCGGCTCCTACCCGCTGCTGATGCTGGACATGTGGGAGCACGCCTTCTACCTGCAGTACAAGAACGTCAAGGCCGACTACGTCAAGGCGTTCTGGAACGTCGTGAACTGGGACGACGTCACCCGGCGCTTCGAGGACGCCCGCAAGGTCGCCCTCGGCTAG
- a CDS encoding HAD family hydrolase produces the protein MVEQLPASRDGVRHIVWDWNGTLLDDNHANLAAANHVCELFGRPALELEEWRRIFRRPLVPFYEELLGRPFADGEWERLNTAYNSHYQQFLPSCDLADGARDTLRGWRERGGSQSLLSMAAHEHLVPLVTEHGLVPHFTRVDGRHYDADVDSKAEHLVHHLAAQDVDPATVVLIGDIDDDAHAARAVGANAILVATGLMSRERLETTGYPVADSLTEAVRMLNG, from the coding sequence GTGGTAGAGCAACTCCCCGCTTCGCGCGACGGCGTCCGACACATCGTGTGGGACTGGAACGGCACCCTTCTCGACGACAACCACGCCAACCTCGCCGCGGCCAACCACGTGTGCGAGCTGTTCGGGCGGCCTGCCCTGGAACTGGAGGAGTGGCGGCGGATCTTCCGCCGTCCGCTGGTCCCGTTCTACGAGGAACTGCTGGGAAGGCCCTTCGCCGACGGTGAGTGGGAACGTCTCAACACCGCCTACAACAGCCACTACCAGCAGTTCCTCCCCTCGTGCGACCTCGCCGACGGGGCGCGGGACACACTGCGCGGCTGGCGTGAGAGGGGAGGTTCGCAGTCGCTGCTGTCCATGGCCGCGCACGAGCACCTCGTTCCCCTCGTCACCGAGCACGGCCTGGTACCGCACTTCACCAGGGTGGACGGACGGCACTACGACGCCGACGTCGACTCCAAGGCCGAGCACCTGGTCCACCACCTGGCGGCGCAGGACGTCGATCCGGCCACGGTCGTGCTCATCGGGGACATCGACGACGACGCCCACGCCGCCCGCGCCGTAGGAGCGAACGCGATCCTGGTCGCCACGGGACTGATGAGCCGCGAGCGGCTGGAGACCACCGGGTACCCGGTCGCCGACTCGCTGACCGAGGCGGTGCGGATGCTGAACGGCTGA
- a CDS encoding DUF4126 domain-containing protein — MEILTAVGMASSAGLNAYIPLLVAGVLSRYTDVLSLAPGWQWLENPWALGILTVLLVVELLADKVPILDHVNDVLQTVVRPASGGIVFGASGTALTGEATAAATGSGDGTGVWMVAVGAAIALLFHAAKAVTRLMVNGASGGVGAPVVSTVEDVASALMSLLAVLLPVLILVLVVAAVVGLGWLAGWSYGRRRKKERSREEQTG; from the coding sequence TTGGAGATACTGACCGCGGTCGGGATGGCCTCCTCCGCCGGCCTGAACGCCTACATTCCCCTACTCGTGGCGGGGGTGCTCTCCCGCTACACCGACGTGCTGTCGCTGGCGCCCGGATGGCAGTGGCTGGAGAACCCCTGGGCACTGGGAATCCTGACCGTTCTCCTCGTCGTTGAACTGCTCGCCGACAAGGTCCCGATCCTCGACCACGTCAACGACGTACTCCAGACGGTCGTGCGGCCGGCGTCGGGCGGCATCGTGTTCGGGGCCAGTGGGACCGCGCTGACCGGCGAGGCCACCGCGGCCGCCACCGGCTCCGGGGACGGCACGGGGGTGTGGATGGTCGCCGTGGGCGCCGCCATCGCGCTGCTCTTCCACGCGGCCAAGGCGGTGACCCGCCTGATGGTCAACGGCGCCAGCGGAGGAGTCGGCGCGCCCGTGGTCAGCACCGTCGAGGACGTCGCCAGCGCGCTGATGTCCCTGCTCGCCGTCCTGCTCCCGGTCCTGATCCTGGTACTGGTCGTGGCGGCGGTCGTGGGCCTGGGATGGCTCGCGGGGTGGTCCTACGGTCGGCGCCGGAAGAAGGAGCGGAGCAGAGAGGAGCAGACCGGGTGA